One Paraburkholderia flagellata genomic window carries:
- a CDS encoding LysR family transcriptional regulator produces MDLNLRDIRAFVTVAHAGNFTRAAARLHLSQPALTVQIRRLEETVGARLFDRNSRSVALTQTGRELLPILTRSLADMEQALRDARALGDGSSGTVRLACLPTFAASALPDLIQAFRKRVPQARFQVRDVVASAVNALVRNEEVDIGLTGGHSVDATLDILQTGEDRLVIVCPKTHPLARKRSVTVDDFTSMPLVLTAPGTSVRAVVDAALSNSRCTPDIACEPMYMMTAVAMVRGGLGISVLPASAREVHAERGLVTRPIDDPAFVRPIALVKKRGRTLPRVTEDFVDTVDLSGKAAG; encoded by the coding sequence ATGGATCTCAATCTCCGCGACATTCGAGCTTTCGTGACCGTGGCGCACGCGGGCAACTTCACGCGCGCTGCAGCCCGGCTGCATTTGTCGCAGCCCGCGCTAACCGTGCAGATTCGGCGTCTCGAAGAAACAGTGGGTGCGCGATTGTTCGATCGCAACAGCCGCAGCGTCGCGCTGACGCAAACGGGCCGCGAATTGCTGCCTATCCTGACGCGATCGCTGGCAGATATGGAGCAGGCCCTGCGGGACGCGCGCGCCCTCGGCGATGGTTCGAGCGGCACGGTGCGGCTCGCTTGCCTGCCAACCTTCGCGGCCAGTGCGCTGCCCGATCTCATTCAGGCGTTTCGCAAACGCGTGCCGCAGGCGCGATTTCAGGTTCGCGATGTCGTCGCAAGCGCCGTCAACGCACTCGTGCGCAATGAGGAGGTCGATATCGGCCTGACGGGCGGCCACAGCGTCGATGCGACGCTCGATATCCTGCAGACGGGTGAGGACCGGCTCGTGATCGTATGTCCGAAGACCCACCCGCTTGCCCGCAAGCGCTCGGTGACGGTCGACGACTTCACGTCGATGCCGCTCGTGCTGACCGCTCCGGGAACCAGTGTGCGCGCGGTTGTGGACGCCGCGCTGTCAAACTCGCGTTGCACGCCCGATATTGCGTGCGAGCCGATGTACATGATGACCGCCGTCGCGATGGTGCGCGGCGGCCTCGGGATCTCCGTTCTTCCCGCGTCCGCGCGCGAAGTGCATGCCGAGCGTGGTCTCGTTACGCGGCCCATCGACGATCCCGCGTTCGTGCGCCCGATTGCGCTCGTCAAGAAGCGCGGTCGCACGCTGCCGCGCGTGACTGAGGACTTCGTCGATACTGTTGACCTGAGCGGGAAGGCGGCGGGTTGA
- a CDS encoding GSU2403 family nucleotidyltransferase fold protein — translation MQGIRLYQRHDQAFNAQYANIEQASAAQERVLVGAPGTIIEHKRGDAVYYARQFMNAEGKRQQESLGGPKGDPVADEYVTTVQGQIEETKDLIGRIRELAKLGFQIADNKTYATMAVLYNHGLFQAGGVLVGSHAYAVLLNSLGIKALAYETEDIDIARARQLALRGVPSGGLLEILKETGIDFVPVPGFNRGDPPTSFKQAGRTRFHVDLLVPSKDNTFPTVAVPELGAHASGMPYLAYLLGQSHMGTLLSRHGAVPVRVPDPARFAIHKILVSRLRTNMLVKSQKDIEQACVLLAMLGEHRSGDIELACTDFPRSARTMIRRALPDVRRALEAHDGALAELEEGLGG, via the coding sequence ATGCAAGGTATCCGACTTTATCAGCGGCACGATCAGGCGTTTAACGCCCAGTACGCGAACATCGAGCAGGCCAGCGCCGCGCAGGAACGGGTGCTCGTGGGAGCGCCGGGCACGATCATCGAGCACAAGCGTGGCGACGCCGTCTACTATGCCCGCCAGTTCATGAATGCGGAGGGCAAGCGGCAGCAGGAGAGCCTCGGCGGCCCCAAGGGCGACCCGGTGGCCGATGAGTACGTCACGACGGTGCAAGGGCAGATAGAGGAAACCAAGGATCTCATTGGCCGCATCCGCGAGCTTGCAAAGCTCGGCTTCCAGATCGCGGATAACAAGACCTATGCGACCATGGCCGTCCTTTATAACCACGGGCTCTTTCAGGCCGGCGGCGTACTCGTCGGCTCGCACGCATACGCCGTGCTGCTCAACAGCCTCGGAATCAAGGCGCTCGCTTATGAGACCGAGGACATCGATATCGCGCGCGCCCGCCAGCTCGCCCTGCGGGGCGTACCTTCGGGGGGGCTGCTCGAGATTCTGAAAGAGACTGGCATCGACTTCGTGCCGGTACCGGGGTTCAACAGAGGCGACCCACCTACATCGTTCAAGCAGGCCGGGCGGACGCGTTTTCACGTCGATCTGCTAGTGCCATCGAAGGACAACACCTTTCCGACCGTCGCCGTGCCCGAGCTTGGTGCGCACGCGAGCGGCATGCCATATCTCGCCTACCTGCTTGGCCAGTCACATATGGGCACGTTACTCTCACGGCACGGCGCCGTGCCGGTGCGCGTGCCTGACCCCGCGCGCTTCGCGATACACAAGATCCTCGTTTCACGTCTGCGCACCAACATGCTGGTCAAGTCGCAAAAGGATATCGAGCAGGCTTGCGTACTGCTGGCCATGCTTGGTGAGCATAGAAGCGGTGATATCGAACTCGCATGCACGGATTTTCCGCGCTCCGCGCGCACGATGATCCGCCGCGCGCTGCCCGACGTGCGCCGCGCACTCGAAGCCCATGACGGCGCGTTAGCGGAACTGGAGGAGGGTCTCGGCGGCTAA
- a CDS encoding carbonic anhydrase, which produces MNLPKRMLVANVAWAQEIASRDPQFFSALASGQKPQVLWIGCSDSRVPAESVTHCAPGDLFVHRNIANLFHPDDDNNMSVLEYAVRVLRVMHIIVCGHYGCGGVRASLLPPADALPHVNRRIKPLCTLAQTHRATLARLPSEEARIDRLAELNVIEQVRLLREHPLVRESESEPTPLVHGWIFSLSNGQLRELASGYDAETTMAIAAA; this is translated from the coding sequence ATGAATCTTCCGAAACGTATGCTCGTTGCCAATGTCGCCTGGGCGCAGGAAATTGCCTCTCGCGACCCGCAATTCTTCAGCGCGCTAGCAAGCGGGCAGAAGCCGCAGGTACTCTGGATCGGCTGCTCCGATAGCCGCGTGCCAGCCGAAAGTGTCACTCACTGCGCGCCCGGCGATTTGTTCGTTCACCGCAATATCGCCAACCTCTTCCACCCCGACGATGACAACAACATGAGCGTGCTCGAATACGCGGTGCGTGTGCTGCGGGTCATGCACATCATTGTCTGCGGACACTACGGATGCGGCGGCGTGCGCGCCTCGCTGCTCCCGCCCGCCGACGCGCTGCCTCACGTGAACCGGCGCATCAAGCCGCTGTGCACGCTCGCGCAGACGCATCGCGCAACGCTCGCGCGCCTGCCGTCGGAAGAGGCGCGCATTGACCGTCTTGCCGAACTGAACGTGATCGAGCAAGTGCGCCTGCTGCGCGAACATCCGCTCGTGCGCGAGAGTGAGAGCGAGCCCACGCCGCTTGTGCACGGCTGGATCTTTTCGCTCAGCAACGGGCAGTTGCGCGAACTTGCGTCGGGCTACGACGCTGAAACCACGATGGCCATCGCAGCGGCCTGA